Part of the Thermococcus barossii genome is shown below.
TCCTTGCCTCCTGGCCGAGGAGTTTGAACATGTCTCCTACGGCCCCCTCGACTTCCATGCCCCTCGCCTTCTCGGCCAGCTTCTCGTAGAGCAGGGCCTTGTCACCCTCCAGGAATATCCAATGGGCGAGAAGCTCCCTCAGCGGAAGTTCCTCAAGGAAAGACAGGCCTTCAAGATCGACCATCCCGCTCACCCGGTATAACATACCCGACAGGTTTTATACGGGCTTTGGCACAACCGTCTATAAAAGTCGTCTGGAAGAAAAGGACGACTGACAAAGGATTTATCAAAGGAATGGGCGTTTTTGAATCGGATTTCGAAGTTTTATCCCCGTCCCTTTACCAACTCCTCGTATCTTCTCCGGAGCAACTCGTAGTGTCCGCGCTCAACCTCGGCCAGTTTGGAGTAGAGCACCTTCAGCCTCTCGTCGTCAACCTTCTCCGCGAGCAGCCTGTAGGATTCGTGGGCTATCATCTCGCTCTCCATCGCCGCCTTCAAGATCTCCTCCAGCTGGTCGGCCCTCTCGAACTCATCGAGAACCGGGAGCACCTCAAGCGGGGGAAGGCTGCTCCTCGGAACGTCGCCGTAGGTCTTCCTGAACTCAACCTCAAGCTCGGTGGCGTGGTTCAGCGAATCCTGCGCCAGCTTTTCAAAGGTTTTCACCAGTTCCTCGCCAAGACCCAGGTCGCGGGCACGTCTCGCGAGTTCGCGGTAGAATTTCGCCTCCTCCCTTTCCCCCTCTATCCAGTACGCCAGGACGTCCCGGTAGCTCAGCTTCGAAAGGGCCTCAACGACCTCATGAACATCGTACATTCCAATCCCCCCGTAGAAATGGCCGCCGGGCCTAATAAGCTTTAGGTTCATCTAACGAGCCATATTGCGAGGAACATGACGAGGTAAGCCATCACACTGATGACTATGTGAACCTTTATCCACACGTCCCTGCGCTTTGAAAGGAATATCATTGCCCCGCTGAGCATGGCCAGGCTCATAAGGGCAAAGGAGGCGTAACCAAGCGTGTAGTGGTCCAGGCTAACCACCGGGAACACCCACCGGAAATATGTACAGCGGGACACCTTCGGTTCCTATTATCTCGGCAACCTGGTCGTCGTAGAAGGCCCCCACCGCGACGGTTCCCAGTTTCAGGGCGGTCGCCTGCAGGTAGATGTTCTGACCTATGTGCCCGGCCTCCATGTGGACGTATCTAACTCCCCGCTCGCCGTAGTATGAGGTTGTCCTCCGATAGAATGCCACCAAGACGATGTCCACCGCCGCCCTCCCGACCCACGACTGGTCCAGTGCTGCCTTCTGGAGGGCCTTCCTCCAGTCACCCCTCTTCACCAGGGTCAGGGTGTGATTGAAGGGGTCGTAGCGATAGATCCCAGGCTCAAGGGCCTCGACGTTCCCGACCACGACGTAAACCTCAAAGGGATAGGTTGCTCCTGCACTCGGGGCCGAGCGGTACTTCCTCGGGTCGGTTATCCCATGCGCCGCCCACAGGAGCTGGGAGAGCTGCTCAAGGGTCAAAGGCTCGTTCCTGTACGAGCGAATGCTCCTCCGCCTTGCTATCGCTTCCTCAACGCTCATCTCTCCGGTCAGTCTCGGTTCGGGAAGAACTACCACCTCGCCTGAGATTCTCTCACCCCCCTCACGCCAGGTAACGTAGGGCTTAACGAAAAGGAGGACGGAGGAAACCACGACCAGGACGATAACCAGATACGAAACTCGCTTGATGTTCATGTTTATGAATTCGGCTTCATCCTATTTTAGGCTTCACCCGACCACATCAAAGCGGAGGAGCTCACCCCTCCCAACCAGCCCGATTCCCGCCTTCTTTCCAAGAACCTCAACCACAAGCGTGTAGTCCGGATCGCCAAGGTTGACTTTTAGACCGAAACGCCCGACCACGAGCGAACCGAGGCCGATTTCAAGCTCCCTCCCTGAGAGCCTCCTGTTTCCCCGAACCCTGGCGCGCACCGCGAAGGTACCCTCTATTCCCTCAGCCAGCTCAAGGACGGCCTTCTCTATCTCCTCCCTCCTCGCTGGCACGATTAAGTCCAGGGGAACTACCCTCTGTATCGCCTGAGTTTCGAAGTTCCTCAACCGTTCCAGGGCTTCCCTCTTCGGCAGGGGCGTTTCGGCCAGGAGAACGCCTTTCCAGTCGGTTCCCCTCACCCGGACCTTTTCCAGCGCCCATTCCAGTTCCAGTATAGCATCCCCCTCGCGTCCCTGCGGTGCCGTAACGAGAAGAATCGTCATCTCCGCTCACCGATGGACAAGTTTTTATATTTCGCGTTCCTAAACTATGCGGTGAGTTAAAATGGAAGCCGGTGGCCTTAAGCTTTATCCCTACCAGTCATACGAAGTTTACGGTCTTTCTCGGAACCCCTTTGAGCAGCTCGCGAGTGAGGGAATAGCCGACGTCGAGAGCATTCACGTCTATCAGGAGATAGACATGCGCCTTCAGATGATAATCTCCGAGGTCATAGGAAACAAGAGCTCGATAGCCATGAGCATCGTCGGCCCCCTCGGGATGGGCAAGACCCAGAGGCTTAAAACTATAGCCAAGGCCATAGAGGAGAACCGGGGGAAGGCGATATACGTTAAGGTGGACACCAACGACATCCTCAAGCTCACAAGGGACATATTCTACGCCCTCAAGCCGCCGAAGAGCAGGACTAACATATTCCTCGAAAACCTCTCAAGGAAGCTCGGGTTCATAGACAGGCTGGAGAAGATGCTGAGTAGCAGGGACGAGTACAAGAGCAGGGACATAGCCGAGCTTCTGACAGAGCAGATGGGAAAATACCCCTACTGCGCCCTCCTCCTCGACGAGCTTGAGAACATGCAAACCGCGAGCGAGAGGGAGAAGATACAGTTCTTTGAGATGCTCAGGCACTTCATAAGCAACATGCCGCAGGGCTGTGTGGTCGCCTTCGCCTGCGTTCCAGAGGCCTATGAGGAGTACACCAAGATATTCCCGGCCTTCTTCATGCGCCTCCACTACGAGTTCAAGCTCAGACCGATGAGCATAGACGAGGCCTACGAGCTGGTGAAGAAGAGGCTCAACAGGGTAAGGATAAAGGACACGGACAATCCGCTCTACCCCTTCACAGAGGAGGCGGTGAAACTAATCCACGAGCTTGGGAAGGGCAACCCCAGACAGATTTTGAGGCTGCTCCACTACGTTCTGAGCGAGTCTGCCAAGCACAAGTTTGACCCGATAGACGACTACGTGGTGACCACTATACTCGAGGAGCCAAAGAGCCTTGAGGAGTATCTCACGAGGATTCCAAAGGAGTACAAGGATCTGGTGGAGGCGATAGTCTTCGAGTTCAACGGCGGGCCGGTGAGCTATATTCAGGTCGCGAAGGTCGTCAAGAGGCCGGGGATACAGGTCTACGACCAGCTCAACGAGCTGATAAGGCTCGGCTTCCTGGTGGGCGACCCCAAGGGCAACTACAAGGTTCCGGAGTACGTGAGGAAGTTCCTTGAAGAGGAAGGGGCCGAGAAAGGCGAAGAGTGATAGCCCATGCCCAACTACGACGTCCACCTCCTGAGCGGCATAGTTACCTATCCGCTCGCCATCTTTATCGCCTTCATGCTCCGGGACCACGCTGGCGTACCCTTCGTCCTCAGCACGACGGCAATGGTCATAGGCTACGCCCTCTACGTCCTTGGCAGCGATTTACCGGACATGGACCATCCCAACGCGCTGATACACAGGGGGACGAAGCCGATAGTGAGCGTCGCGGTCGGAAGCGCGGTTTTCATACAGAGCTTTGGTTCCATAAACATCGGCGAACCCTGGCTCAACGTCACCGCGGCCTGGGGGTTTGGGGCGCTGGCGGCTTTAATGGCCTGGTTCGCGTTCACATGGGTTATGCCGAAGCACCGAGGAATAGTCCACTCCCTGCTCTTCGCGGCGGTTTACGGCCTGCTGGGCTACGCACTCGTCGAGTTCGGCCTCGGACTGGGCAGGGGGGAGGCACTCTTCGCGGGTTTCGCGGCATTCAGCGGCTACACGCTCCACCTGATACTCGACCGGGGGGTCTCGCTGCTCTAGAAACCCGGACCATGGTTGTGAGCCGAATACACATTCCCGGGCAATAATGCTTTTAAATAGTCCACGTTAGGAAAGCCCGGAGGTGGGAGAGATGTTCAGCCTTGGAGGATTCTCACGTGGAGGGGAGTACGAGAACAAGACATGGGACGTGCTCATCATTGGCGCTGGTCCAGCCGGCTTTACCGCCGCCATATACGCGGCGCGCTTCGGCCTCGATACCATCATCATCAGCAAGGACCTCGGAGGAAACATGGCCCTGACTGACCTGATAGAGAACTACCCCGGCTTTCCAGAGGGAATAAGCGGTTCAGAGCTGACCAGCAGGATGCACGAGCAGGTTAAGAACCTCGGAGTTGATGTTATCTTCGACGAGGTCGAGAGGATAGACCCGACCGAGTGCGCCTACTACGAGGGGCCGTGTAAGTTCGCGGTGAAGACGAAGAACGGCAAGGAGTACAAGGCGAAGACGATAATAATAGCCGTTGGAGCAGCACCCAGGAAGCTCCACGTCCCGGGCGAGGAGGAATTCACAGGAAGGGGCGTTTCCTACTGCGCCACCTGCGACGGCCCGCTCTTCAAGGGCAAGAAGGTCATTGTCGTCGGCGGGGGCAACACGGCACTTCAGGAGGCGCTCTATCTGAAGAGCATAGGCGTTGACGTCACGCTCGTCCACAGGCGCGACAAGTTCAGGGCCGACAAGATACTGCAGGATCGCTTTAAGGAGAGCGGCATTCCGGCGATACTCAACACCGTCGTCACAGAGATCAAAGGAAACGGCAAGGTCGAGGCGGTCAAGCTGAAGAACCGCGTAACCGGAGAAGAGACCGAGATGAAGGTCGATGGGGTCTTCATATTCATCGGCTACGAGCCTAAAACGGATTTCGTCAAGCACCTCGGCATAACCGACGAGTACGGGTACATACCGGTGGACATGCAGATGCGCACCAAGGTCAAGGGCATCTTTGCGGCAGGAGATATAACCAACGTCTTCAAGCAGATAGCGGTAGCTGTAGGCCAGGGAGCCATCGCTGCAAACTCCGCCAAGGAGCTCCTTGAGGAATGGAACTCGAAGGTAATCGAGTGATTCCCACTGCCCCTCGTTCTTTTTTCTCGGTGTTTTCGGGACTGCTGTTTTGAGAATCGAGGCATTCACGCATTCTCCCGAAAATTCTTCGGTCAAAGATGTTCATTGATGAACATAGGGTTATATAGGATAAGCCCTATCCCCCATCGGTGATGCACATGGTGGTTAGACCGAACGTTAAAGAACTCCCCGGACCCAAAGCCAAGGAGGTTATTGAGAAGAACTTCGAGGCCCTCGCAGTTACCACCCAGGATCCCGAGACCCTCCCGATAGTCATCGACCACGGTGACGGCATACTCGTCTACGACGTCGATGGAAACACCTTCTACGACTTCGGGAGCGGCGTCGGTGTTCTGAACGTCGGCCACGCCCACCCGAGGGTTGTGGAGGCCATAAAGAGGCAGAGCGAGAAGTTCACCCACTTCGCACTCAACGACTTCTTCTACGAGAACGCGGTCGTTCTTGCCCAGAAGCTGGCGGAGCTCAGCCCCGGAGACTTCCCAAAGAAGGTCGTCTACCAGAACAGCGGTGCCGAGGCAAACGAGGCCATGATGAAGCTCGTCAAGTACGGCACCGGCAGGAAGAGGTTTATCGCGTTTTACCACGCCTTCCACGGAAGGAGCCAGGCCGTTCTCTCGCTTACAGCCAGCAAGTGGGTCCAGCAGGACAGGTTCTTCCCGACCATGCCGGGAGTTGAGCACATACCCTACCCGAACCCCTACAGGAACCCCTGGCACATAGACGGCTACGCCGAGCCGGACGAGCTCGTTAACAGGGTCATAGAGTTCATTGAGGAGTATGTATTCCGCCACGTCCCGCCCCACGAGGTTGGAGCCATAGTCTTCGAGCCGATACAGGGTGAGGGCGGCTACGTCGTCCCGCCGAAGAACTTCTTCAAGGAGCTGAAGAAGTTAGCGGACAACTATGGAATCCTCCTCGCCGACGACGAAGTTCAGATGGGCGTTGGAAGGACCGGAAAGTTCTGGGCCATCGAGCACTTCGACGTTGCCCCGGACACCATCCAGTTCGGCAAGGCCATAGGCGGCGGAATCCCGCTCGCCGGTGTCGTCCACAGGGCAGATATAGCGTTCGACAAGCCGGGCAGGCACGCCTCGACCTTCGGCGGCAACCCGGTGGCAATAGCGGCCGGTATAGAGGTCGTCGAGATAGTCAAGGAGCTCCTCCCGCACGTCCAGGAAGTTGGCGACTACCTCCACGGGTACCTCAAGGAGTTCGAGGAGAGGTACGAGGTCATCGGCGACGCTCGCGGTCTGGGTCTCGCCCAGGCGGTCGAGATCGTCAAGAGCAAGGACACCAAGGAGAAGAACCCCGAGCTGAGGGACAGGATAGTCAAGGAAGCCGTCAAGCGCGGGCTCATACTCCTCGGCTGCGGCGACAACAGCATACGCTTTATACCGCCGCTGACCATCAAGAAGGAGGAAATCGACGTCGCCATGGAGATATTCGAGGAGAGCCTCAAGGCCACTCTCCAGTGATTTTCTCCCTTTTCTTATCCACCTCCTCACTTGTGACTTCAACAAACCGACTTCCCCGCCCCGAAGGGCAGGACTTGGAAAGAGGAAAAGTCAAGTTTTTAAAGTTATAACTTGAAATTCTTCCGGTGGTGAACATGGTGGACCTGACCGAGATGCTCGAACCGTACGGTCACTACGTGCTCGGAGGTGCCGTGGTCATTTTCCTCGCGTACGTCTGGGCAAAGAGAAGGGAGTACCAGGCACCGGCGACGATAGCCCTCTCCGCCATCCTGGCGGCGGTTGTGGCGATAGCAACGAACCTTGTGAAGGTTCCAACCCCCGCCACAGGGGGATACATAAACTTCGGGGACACCATGGTCATGTTCTCGGCCATGGTCTTCGGCCCGGTCGTGGGCGTCTTCGCCGGCGGTGTTGGCTCGGCCCTCGGCGACATCATGGGTGGCTATGCGGGATGGGCCCCCATAACGCTGGTCGTTAAGGGCCTCGAAGGCCTCGCCATCGGCTACATAGCCAGAAGGAGCGACAACGTCTCGACGATGGTCATAGCGGGCATCGTCGGCGGCATCATAATGGTCTCGGGCTACTTCCTCTTCGAAGCCTACATGTTCGGCGTTCCGGCGGCGCTCACCGAGGTGCCCGGAAACATACTCCAGGCAGTAACGGGCATCCTCGTGGGCACCGGACTGGCAACGATAATAAAGAAGAGGTACCCGGAGGTTGCGGACTTAATCTAAACCTCCAGTCTCTTCAATTCTTCCCACATTTCACTCTCCTTCAGGAGGGGTTCAACGGAGATTCTCCGCGATGCCCTCTTCATCTGCCCCAGATACTTCGAATCGGCGACGACGGCATCGTAGCCAAGCTCTTCGATTTTGTATATCTTCAGCCTGCAGTCCCGGAGCATTCCCGCGGCGTACTCAAGGAAACCCGGTCCAACGAGGAGTATATCGGGTTCAAGCCCTTCCTCCCGGAGTTCCTCGATGGCCCTGCCGAGGATGTCCCGAATTTCGTTAATCCCCTGCATTCCTGGCCCCCTCCACGATCTTCACACCGCTGGAGGTTCCTATTCTCGTCGCCCCGGCCTCTATCATCGCCAACGCCTGCTCGTACGTCCTGATTCCGCCGGCGGCTTTAACGCCCATCTCTGGACCGACAACCTTTCTCATGAGCCTGACGTCTTCCACCGTCGCCCCGCCGGTTCCAAAGCCGGTTGAAGTTTTCACGAAGTCCGCCCCGGCTTCCTTCGCCAGCTCGCAGGCCTTCACCTTCTCCTCCTCGGTGAGGTAGCAGGTCTCGATTATGACCTTGACCTTGGCACCCTTCTCGTGCGCCACCTTAACGACCTCGGCTATGTCGTTCCTGACGTAGTCGTAGTCCTTATCCTTCAGTGCGCCGATGTTGATGACCATGTCCAGCTCGTCGGCACCGTCCTCAAGTGCCCTCTTCGCCTCGAAGACCTTCACCTCGGTCGGCGTCGCCCCGAGGGGGAAGCCGATGACGCTGGCAACCTTAACGTCCGCCCCCTTCTCCCTCAGGTAGTCCCTGGCGAGCTTAACGCGGTATGGGTTCACACAGACGGCGTAGAAGTTGTACTCTATGGCCTCATCGCAGAGCTTCCTGATATCATCAGCGGTAGCATAGGGTTTGAGGTTCGTATGGTCGATATACCTGGCAACATCGATGTGATCATCCATAATCATCACCAATAACTACTTTTCCTGAAGGTATTTAGACTTTTTCTCCTCAAAAATGGGCAACTTATCGGAAAATCTGCAGAGTTTCATTGAATCTTCGTTGATTTATTGGCAAATCTCGCCACAAAATGGGGAAACAACATTATCGTGTAGAATCTTCAAGCCGCTTGAGAAACTCGACGAACCTCTCCGCAACAGCGTCATCGTCCAGGACGGGCCGCTCGTCACCGGCCAGTATTCTTTCAAGAACCTCCACGGCCCGGTCCCAGCTCTCCTCAAGCGTTTTTCCCTTCGGAATCGGGTTCCTGAGAACGTGCCACCTACCAGTTGGCGGGTCATAGAACAGAACCCTCGGGATGTAGTCAATGTCCATGAATGTATTGTCCAGGCTGAGCTCTATTCGAAAGCCATCAACCTCGACGAAGCCGTTCTCCCGAAGGCTCTTCTTCCAGTCCATGGGATGGAGTTGGAGGGGAGGTTTAAAAGTTCACCTCCTCCTTGTGAGGGCAACCAGCAACGTCAGCAGAACCACGGCACCTGGTCCGCAGACACCGCCCGACTCTCCCCGGGCAGTTTCGGAGGCAGATGGGGGAGCCGTCGCCGTCGGGCCAAAGTACGCGGTTCCGTTGGGGATATCGTAGGTCGCTGATACCCTGGAGAAGCACCTCACCAGCTCCGGGTTTCTGCTCCTGTGATACGGTATCCAGGCCTGGGTTCCGTCCTTCGTCTCGTACCAGCCTATCTTTGAGTTGTGGCCTGCGAATCCCCACCGAGCAAGCACGGCTATCCTGGCGATATCGTTTTCATCTATCCTAACGATGTCGCCCTCCTTCAGCCACTCCAGCTCCGTCCTTACAGCGGTGGAGGCGTTCACTGTACCTGGATCAACCCTGGGGACGGGTTCCCTGCCGGTATCCTCAACAAAGGTCAGGACGGTATCGCAGGATATTCCAAAAGCCCCAAGGAAGTCCTTAACCGCCCCCTCAACTTCTTCCCTGTCCTTATTCACCGCCACGACTTCCACCCTTATAGTGCCCGCCCTGATGACCCTCGAAGGCTCAACCCCGTGTTCCCTCAGGCAGGACTCGAAAGCATCGTTCGGTTTCCACGTGCAGATGCCGTTGACGCAGCCACAGTTCGTCAGCGAGAGACAGTCGTACCACTCACGATAGACGCAGGGCGTCACGATCTCCATGGCCTCCTTTTTGGGAGCACAAACTTCGCCGGAACATCCCCCAGTTGCGCAGTCGGCGTCGAAGGTGCACTCGCCGCCTACGGGAACAAGTGCTATCGTGATCCCGTTCCTGGCAAACGTGGCATTGTCCAGGGTCTTCCATCCATCCGCCTTCAGGCGCTCAATGGCGTCCTTGGTAACGAGGAGCGAGGCGTTAAAGGCCGCCCGCGAGATACTGTATGTCCTCCACTCAATGGGAATTCCAACCCTCACGTGAAGGCCGTCGCTTTCGTTCCAGACAATGACATAGAGCCTCCCGTCGTAGTGCGAGCGGAAGATAAAGGCCCCGTTTTTTGAAAGGACATTGTGTGCCGCATTAAAGCGCGAGAGATCGTAAGATATCCCCGGTTTGTTCAGAACGACCTCAACGGCGTAGGAATCGGCGGGAGTTATGCAGGCTCTCACGAGGGGAGTCACCGTGAGCATCAGAAGTATCACGAACCCAAGAACCCTCTTCATTTTCTCACCGTATGGACTACGACGGCCAGATATATACGCCTATTCATCGCTTCGGCCCGGATTGAAGCTAAAACCTTTATATGCCCTGCAGGGAATATCACCCGAGGTGATTGAGATGGAGAACCCCTTTGAGATAACCGCGGTCGTTGCCAGGGAGATACTGGACAGCAGGGGGAACCCGACGGTCGAGGTCGAGGTCTACACACCGATAAGCATGGGGCGCGCTGCCGTTCCGAGCGGCGCTTCAACGGGCACCCACGAGGCCCTTGAGCTCCGTGACGGCGGGAAGCGCTACCTCGGCAAGGGCGTTAGAAGAGCTGTTGAGAACGTGAACAAGATAATCGCGCCCGAGATAGTTGGTATGGACGTCACCTGGCAGAGGGACATAGACAGCCTGCTCCTCGAGCTTGACGGCACGGAGAACAAGAGCAACCTCGGGGCCAACGCGATGCTCGGCGTTTCCCTCGCCGTCGCGAAGGCTGCCGCCAACGCGCTCGGCCTGCCCCTCTACCAGTACATAGGCGGGACCAACGCCTACGTCATGCCGGTCCCGATGAGCAACGTCATCAACGGTGGCGTTCACGCCGGCAACGAGCTGGACTTCCAGGAGTTCATGATAATGCCCGTCGGAGCCGACTCCTTCAGAGAAGCCATAAGGTGGGTCAGCGAGACCTACCACGTCCTCAAGGGTGTCATTGCCGAGCGCTATGGTAAAAACGCCATCAACGTTGGCGACGAGGGCGGCTTCGCCCCGCCAATGAAAGAGGTCACCGAGCCGCTCGAGGTCCTCATCAAGGCCATCGAGGAGGCCGGCTACAGGCCGGGAGACGAGATAGCCTTCGCCCTCGACGCCGCCTCCAGTGAGTTCTTCCACCCGGACAAGGGCAAGTACGTCGTTGGCGGGAAGGAGTACGACAGGGGTGAGCTCCTCGAACTCTACCGCGAGCTGGTATCGAGCTACCCGATAGTCTCCATCGAGGACCCGTTCCACGAGGAGGACTGGGAAGGATTCGTTCTCATAACAAAGGAGCTGGGAAGCAAGATACAGATAGTCGGTGATGACCTCTTCGTCACCAACCCGAAGAGGATAAGGAAGGGCATCGAGATGGGCGCGGCCAACGCTCTGCTCCTCAAGGTGAACCAGATTGGAACGCTGAGCGAGGCGATAGATGCCGCTTACACCGCTTTCAGGGCCGGCTACGGCGTCGTCGTCTCCCACCGCTCCGGCGAGACCGAGGATTCAACAATAGCGGACCTCGCAGTGGCAATCAACGCCGGCCAGATAAAGACCGGTGCTCCAGCCAGGAGCGACAGAAATGCAAAGTACAACCAGCTCATCAGGATCGAAGAGGAGCTGGAGGGGATAGCGGTCTATCCGGGCAGGAAGTTCCGCAACCCCTTCCTCTGACCCCTTTCCTCAATTTTTGGTGGAGCAGATGGGACTGGAGAAGCTCCTAAGGCCCCGACCGCTACTGATTCTGGCGGAGCTGTTCCTCCTGCCCGCGGTACTCCTGGCTTCAAAGTCCTACAACGCCTCCATAGCCTGCCTCGGGGCCTCGACTATCCTCTATTACATCGGCATGACAGAGCTTGTGAGCAGGAGACTGGGACGGTGGGCTGTGAAAAGGTTCACCATCGCCTACCTCCTCAGGGCCCTCTCGTGGGTTCTAATGCTCGCCTCCGCCTTCTACACCTATTCCGCCGTCATAAAGAACATCTTCCCCTTCGGCCCGCAGGAGTTCGTGATAACCTCCGTGGTGGCGCTCGTTGGGGCCGGGATAAACTACATCGCGGTCGGGATAAGGAACAGCGTCCTCTGGAAGATCAAGGGGCTGAAGATGAGCCTCTGGATGTCGAGGCTTAACTCCATCGTGCTGTTCCTCATGGCGGCCGTGCCGTTTCTACCGGCCCTCGCAAACGCCGGGGAGCTAACGTGGCTTCTGGCAATTCTGGCCATGCCCATA
Proteins encoded:
- a CDS encoding ferritin-like domain-containing protein; translation: MYDVHEVVEALSKLSYRDVLAYWIEGEREEAKFYRELARRARDLGLGEELVKTFEKLAQDSLNHATELEVEFRKTYGDVPRSSLPPLEVLPVLDEFERADQLEEILKAAMESEMIAHESYRLLAEKVDDERLKVLYSKLAEVERGHYELLRRRYEELVKGRG
- a CDS encoding SagB/ThcOx family dehydrogenase — its product is MNIKRVSYLVIVLVVVSSVLLFVKPYVTWREGGERISGEVVVLPEPRLTGEMSVEEAIARRRSIRSYRNEPLTLEQLSQLLWAAHGITDPRKYRSAPSAGATYPFEVYVVVGNVEALEPGIYRYDPFNHTLTLVKRGDWRKALQKAALDQSWVGRAAVDIVLVAFYRRTTSYYGERGVRYVHMEAGHIGQNIYLQATALKLGTVAVGAFYDDQVAEIIGTEGVPLYIFPVGVPGG
- a CDS encoding THUMP domain-containing protein; its protein translation is MTILLVTAPQGREGDAILELEWALEKVRVRGTDWKGVLLAETPLPKREALERLRNFETQAIQRVVPLDLIVPARREEIEKAVLELAEGIEGTFAVRARVRGNRRLSGRELEIGLGSLVVGRFGLKVNLGDPDYTLVVEVLGKKAGIGLVGRGELLRFDVVG
- a CDS encoding AAA family ATPase, with amino-acid sequence MEAGGLKLYPYQSYEVYGLSRNPFEQLASEGIADVESIHVYQEIDMRLQMIISEVIGNKSSIAMSIVGPLGMGKTQRLKTIAKAIEENRGKAIYVKVDTNDILKLTRDIFYALKPPKSRTNIFLENLSRKLGFIDRLEKMLSSRDEYKSRDIAELLTEQMGKYPYCALLLDELENMQTASEREKIQFFEMLRHFISNMPQGCVVAFACVPEAYEEYTKIFPAFFMRLHYEFKLRPMSIDEAYELVKKRLNRVRIKDTDNPLYPFTEEAVKLIHELGKGNPRQILRLLHYVLSESAKHKFDPIDDYVVTTILEEPKSLEEYLTRIPKEYKDLVEAIVFEFNGGPVSYIQVAKVVKRPGIQVYDQLNELIRLGFLVGDPKGNYKVPEYVRKFLEEEGAEKGEE
- a CDS encoding metal-dependent hydrolase, translated to MPNYDVHLLSGIVTYPLAIFIAFMLRDHAGVPFVLSTTAMVIGYALYVLGSDLPDMDHPNALIHRGTKPIVSVAVGSAVFIQSFGSINIGEPWLNVTAAWGFGALAALMAWFAFTWVMPKHRGIVHSLLFAAVYGLLGYALVEFGLGLGRGEALFAGFAAFSGYTLHLILDRGVSLL
- the trxB gene encoding thioredoxin-disulfide reductase — encoded protein: MFSLGGFSRGGEYENKTWDVLIIGAGPAGFTAAIYAARFGLDTIIISKDLGGNMALTDLIENYPGFPEGISGSELTSRMHEQVKNLGVDVIFDEVERIDPTECAYYEGPCKFAVKTKNGKEYKAKTIIIAVGAAPRKLHVPGEEEFTGRGVSYCATCDGPLFKGKKVIVVGGGNTALQEALYLKSIGVDVTLVHRRDKFRADKILQDRFKESGIPAILNTVVTEIKGNGKVEAVKLKNRVTGEETEMKVDGVFIFIGYEPKTDFVKHLGITDEYGYIPVDMQMRTKVKGIFAAGDITNVFKQIAVAVGQGAIAANSAKELLEEWNSKVIE
- a CDS encoding ornithine aminotransferase, translating into MVVRPNVKELPGPKAKEVIEKNFEALAVTTQDPETLPIVIDHGDGILVYDVDGNTFYDFGSGVGVLNVGHAHPRVVEAIKRQSEKFTHFALNDFFYENAVVLAQKLAELSPGDFPKKVVYQNSGAEANEAMMKLVKYGTGRKRFIAFYHAFHGRSQAVLSLTASKWVQQDRFFPTMPGVEHIPYPNPYRNPWHIDGYAEPDELVNRVIEFIEEYVFRHVPPHEVGAIVFEPIQGEGGYVVPPKNFFKELKKLADNYGILLADDEVQMGVGRTGKFWAIEHFDVAPDTIQFGKAIGGGIPLAGVVHRADIAFDKPGRHASTFGGNPVAIAAGIEVVEIVKELLPHVQEVGDYLHGYLKEFEERYEVIGDARGLGLAQAVEIVKSKDTKEKNPELRDRIVKEAVKRGLILLGCGDNSIRFIPPLTIKKEEIDVAMEIFEESLKATLQ
- a CDS encoding ECF transporter S component; amino-acid sequence: MVDLTEMLEPYGHYVLGGAVVIFLAYVWAKRREYQAPATIALSAILAAVVAIATNLVKVPTPATGGYINFGDTMVMFSAMVFGPVVGVFAGGVGSALGDIMGGYAGWAPITLVVKGLEGLAIGYIARRSDNVSTMVIAGIVGGIIMVSGYFLFEAYMFGVPAALTEVPGNILQAVTGILVGTGLATIIKKRYPEVADLI
- a CDS encoding family 4B encapsulin nanocompartment shell protein; this encodes MQGINEIRDILGRAIEELREEGLEPDILLVGPGFLEYAAGMLRDCRLKIYKIEELGYDAVVADSKYLGQMKRASRRISVEPLLKESEMWEELKRLEV
- the deoC gene encoding deoxyribose-phosphate aldolase, with amino-acid sequence MDDHIDVARYIDHTNLKPYATADDIRKLCDEAIEYNFYAVCVNPYRVKLARDYLREKGADVKVASVIGFPLGATPTEVKVFEAKRALEDGADELDMVINIGALKDKDYDYVRNDIAEVVKVAHEKGAKVKVIIETCYLTEEEKVKACELAKEAGADFVKTSTGFGTGGATVEDVRLMRKVVGPEMGVKAAGGIRTYEQALAMIEAGATRIGTSSGVKIVEGARNAGD
- a CDS encoding CGP-CTERM-anchored Cys-rich protein, which gives rise to MKRVLGFVILLMLTVTPLVRACITPADSYAVEVVLNKPGISYDLSRFNAAHNVLSKNGAFIFRSHYDGRLYVIVWNESDGLHVRVGIPIEWRTYSISRAAFNASLLVTKDAIERLKADGWKTLDNATFARNGITIALVPVGGECTFDADCATGGCSGEVCAPKKEAMEIVTPCVYREWYDCLSLTNCGCVNGICTWKPNDAFESCLREHGVEPSRVIRAGTIRVEVVAVNKDREEVEGAVKDFLGAFGISCDTVLTFVEDTGREPVPRVDPGTVNASTAVRTELEWLKEGDIVRIDENDIARIAVLARWGFAGHNSKIGWYETKDGTQAWIPYHRSRNPELVRCFSRVSATYDIPNGTAYFGPTATAPPSASETARGESGGVCGPGAVVLLTLLVALTRRR
- the eno gene encoding phosphopyruvate hydratase — encoded protein: MENPFEITAVVAREILDSRGNPTVEVEVYTPISMGRAAVPSGASTGTHEALELRDGGKRYLGKGVRRAVENVNKIIAPEIVGMDVTWQRDIDSLLLELDGTENKSNLGANAMLGVSLAVAKAAANALGLPLYQYIGGTNAYVMPVPMSNVINGGVHAGNELDFQEFMIMPVGADSFREAIRWVSETYHVLKGVIAERYGKNAINVGDEGGFAPPMKEVTEPLEVLIKAIEEAGYRPGDEIAFALDAASSEFFHPDKGKYVVGGKEYDRGELLELYRELVSSYPIVSIEDPFHEEDWEGFVLITKELGSKIQIVGDDLFVTNPKRIRKGIEMGAANALLLKVNQIGTLSEAIDAAYTAFRAGYGVVVSHRSGETEDSTIADLAVAINAGQIKTGAPARSDRNAKYNQLIRIEEELEGIAVYPGRKFRNPFL